One genomic window of Luteitalea pratensis includes the following:
- a CDS encoding DUF3592 domain-containing protein translates to MATPAGGTVTRVQPNAFGCITIPFLLVALIPLGYGARSQWSNGTLMREGEVVEGRVVELDYMPGNSSARNGRGSAVSPTVAFTTRTGLPRKMTGSVNRYPAPWSVGDVVEVVYDPVRPERADLKSELDGWKLWLAIWCTVAAVPAVIAMLPMVLFLRQGPAEKSGD, encoded by the coding sequence ATGGCAACACCGGCCGGCGGTACGGTCACACGGGTCCAGCCGAATGCTTTCGGCTGCATCACCATCCCATTCCTCCTGGTCGCACTGATCCCCCTGGGCTACGGGGCCCGCTCACAGTGGTCCAACGGCACCCTCATGCGTGAAGGCGAGGTCGTGGAGGGCCGCGTGGTCGAACTCGACTACATGCCGGGCAACTCCTCGGCGAGGAACGGTCGCGGGAGTGCCGTGTCCCCCACGGTCGCGTTCACGACCCGCACGGGACTTCCGCGCAAGATGACGGGCAGCGTGAACCGCTATCCCGCGCCCTGGAGCGTCGGCGACGTCGTCGAGGTCGTCTACGATCCCGTCCGGCCGGAGCGGGCTGATCTCAAGAGCGAGCTCGACGGATGGAAGCTCTGGCTCGCGATCTGGTGCACCGTCGCCGCCGTGCCCGCGGTCATCGCGATGCTTCCCATGGTGCTGTTCCTCAGGCAGGGGCCAGCGGAGAAGTCCGGCGACTGA
- a CDS encoding MdtA/MuxA family multidrug efflux RND transporter periplasmic adaptor subunit codes for MTTTSDAQPDLTHPEPTPRRRFRPWQWLIGLLLVAGGAGLVWYYDFGTPAARPGQFGGGGGGGRGPGGPGGGGPGGRRPDEKPPVRVVTAETRNIGVALKALGTVTPINTVTVRPRLDGELVKAHFTEGQRVREGQLLAEIDARPYEVALAQAQGNKAENDARLNNARADFATYQSLFERQLIPKQQLTAQEALVKQVEGTVQSNDAQVNNAKLQLSYTKIVAPISGRLGLRQVDVGNLVRSGDANGIVVITQMQPISVLFTVPETDLPAVLDAMGRGQRLAVQAWDRAETTQLATGTLQTVDNQIDTTTGTIRLRAVFVNADDKLFPNQFVNIVLSLSTLRDATVVPSATIQRASFGTFVYGVNDENKATVRRVTLGPAEGERVAVTEGLKPGDRVVLEGVDQLREGVTVEVVAAATDRDAPVAPRRPRGQRGAPPGQATTGAKAEPKSETKR; via the coding sequence ATGACCACTACGAGCGACGCGCAACCTGACCTCACGCATCCCGAGCCGACCCCGCGTCGGCGTTTCCGCCCATGGCAATGGCTCATCGGCCTCTTGCTGGTCGCCGGCGGTGCGGGCCTGGTCTGGTACTACGACTTCGGCACGCCGGCGGCGCGGCCCGGCCAGTTCGGCGGCGGTGGGGGCGGCGGTCGAGGCCCCGGTGGGCCAGGAGGAGGAGGCCCGGGAGGGCGCCGGCCGGACGAGAAGCCACCGGTCCGGGTAGTCACGGCCGAGACGCGGAATATCGGCGTGGCGCTGAAGGCGCTCGGCACGGTGACGCCGATCAATACGGTCACGGTGCGCCCTCGCCTGGACGGCGAGCTCGTGAAAGCCCACTTCACCGAGGGACAGCGCGTGCGCGAAGGCCAGTTGCTGGCAGAGATCGACGCGCGACCGTACGAGGTCGCGCTGGCGCAGGCGCAGGGCAACAAGGCCGAGAACGACGCCCGGCTGAACAATGCCCGCGCTGACTTTGCCACCTACCAGTCGCTCTTCGAGCGTCAGCTGATTCCCAAGCAGCAGCTCACCGCGCAGGAGGCGCTGGTCAAGCAGGTGGAGGGCACCGTCCAGTCCAACGACGCCCAGGTGAACAACGCGAAGCTGCAGCTGTCCTACACGAAGATCGTCGCCCCGATTTCGGGCCGGCTCGGGTTGCGGCAGGTGGACGTCGGCAACCTCGTACGCTCCGGCGACGCCAACGGCATCGTGGTGATCACCCAGATGCAGCCGATCTCGGTGCTGTTCACCGTGCCCGAGACCGATCTGCCGGCGGTGCTCGACGCGATGGGCCGCGGTCAACGGCTGGCCGTGCAGGCCTGGGATCGCGCCGAGACGACCCAGCTCGCGACGGGCACGTTGCAGACGGTCGACAACCAGATCGACACGACGACCGGCACCATCCGCCTGCGTGCGGTCTTCGTCAACGCCGACGACAAGCTGTTCCCCAACCAGTTCGTCAACATCGTGCTCAGCCTGTCGACGCTGCGGGACGCGACCGTCGTGCCATCGGCGACAATCCAGCGCGCCTCGTTCGGTACCTTCGTGTACGGGGTCAACGACGAGAACAAGGCCACGGTGCGTCGCGTGACGCTCGGCCCGGCCGAGGGTGAGCGCGTCGCCGTCACCGAAGGGCTCAAGCCGGGCGATCGCGTCGTGCTGGAGGGCGTCGACCAGCTGCGCGAAGGCGTCACCGTGGAAGTGGTTGCCGCGGCGACCGACCGTGATGCGCCCGTGGCGCCGCGCCGTCCGCGCGGCCAGCGTGGCGCGCCGCCAGGACAGGCGACGACCGGCGCCAAGGCGGAGCCAAAGTCGGAGACAAAGCGATGA
- a CDS encoding PQQ-dependent sugar dehydrogenase, whose product MSRHATSLLVLVLGAGGSVLFSQQVTSGVAALQNPVPATPASIAAGKRAYDLNCAGCHGNKAQGSEKAGVVISIIQEQGGKQPPDLTDAAWDHGSSDSEIFGVIKRGVPPTMMAGFDGRIPDAEIWSLVNYLRALAKGDVTVAPTTETAAAVRPTLELAEYVQMPITADPTGDNTRAQLARVNFMREEPGGRRFFVNDLNGPLYILDKASKQFTTYLDFNGLEGRPGLYPRFTFQRNFAMGLINVVFDPDYARNGVFYTIHTEDPTTVAAAEPKAGAVAGLDLSAYRTTPAISTPSQPDGRFDREAVIVEWTDRDVTNTTFEGTARELLRLQLSSPIHPLGELTFNPVAKRGDPEWRVMYVGVGDAGTGERPDLRRLNPQRLDNFNGKILRIVPDLREHTASSTVSENGRYRIPNDNPFASMEGARKEIWALGLRNPHRLVWDVDSARPRAPRLLAFNIGLTAWETVVVIKKGANYGYPLREGPQAMTPQGMTAAPADDTIPVQITDTVTRGRMTPTYPVIAYPHSATGGDAIAGGIVYHGGRIPALKGRLLLGDITTGHLWYAEMKDVLSADDGNPTTLAPLHELDANLRRIVEETFRARGGRGDVLPGAAAVSGRGRVDVRVAEDSAGELYLLTKSDGMVRQVMGMR is encoded by the coding sequence ATGTCCAGACACGCGACGTCCCTGCTGGTCCTCGTGCTCGGAGCTGGCGGCAGTGTGCTGTTCAGCCAACAGGTGACAAGTGGAGTCGCTGCCCTGCAGAATCCGGTGCCCGCGACGCCCGCGTCCATCGCCGCTGGCAAGCGGGCCTACGACCTCAACTGCGCGGGCTGCCACGGCAACAAGGCGCAGGGTTCGGAAAAGGCTGGCGTCGTGATTTCCATCATCCAGGAGCAGGGCGGAAAGCAGCCGCCCGATCTGACCGACGCGGCCTGGGACCACGGCTCGAGTGACAGCGAGATCTTCGGCGTGATCAAGCGGGGCGTGCCGCCGACGATGATGGCGGGATTCGACGGGCGGATCCCGGACGCGGAGATCTGGAGCCTGGTGAATTACCTGCGGGCGCTCGCGAAGGGCGACGTCACGGTCGCGCCGACCACCGAGACCGCCGCGGCAGTCCGGCCGACGCTGGAACTCGCCGAGTACGTGCAGATGCCGATCACCGCCGATCCCACGGGCGACAACACCCGCGCCCAACTCGCCAGGGTGAACTTCATGCGCGAGGAGCCGGGCGGCCGGCGCTTCTTCGTCAACGACCTCAACGGCCCGCTCTACATCCTCGACAAGGCCAGCAAGCAGTTCACGACGTACCTGGACTTCAACGGCCTCGAGGGCCGGCCGGGGCTGTACCCGCGCTTCACGTTCCAGCGCAATTTCGCCATGGGCCTGATCAACGTGGTCTTCGATCCGGACTACGCGCGCAACGGCGTCTTCTACACGATTCACACCGAAGACCCGACGACGGTCGCAGCTGCGGAACCGAAGGCCGGCGCCGTCGCCGGTCTCGATCTCTCCGCATATCGAACGACGCCCGCCATCTCGACGCCTTCGCAGCCGGACGGCCGCTTCGATCGCGAAGCCGTGATCGTCGAATGGACCGATCGCGACGTCACCAACACGACCTTCGAGGGCACGGCGCGCGAACTGCTGCGGCTGCAGCTGTCCTCACCCATCCACCCGCTCGGGGAATTGACGTTCAATCCCGTCGCAAAGCGCGGCGACCCGGAGTGGCGCGTCATGTATGTCGGCGTCGGCGACGCCGGCACGGGCGAGCGCCCCGACCTGCGCCGGCTGAACCCGCAGCGGCTCGACAACTTCAACGGCAAGATCCTTCGCATCGTGCCGGACCTGCGCGAGCACACGGCATCGAGCACGGTGAGCGAGAACGGCCGCTACCGCATCCCCAACGACAATCCCTTTGCGTCGATGGAAGGCGCGCGCAAGGAGATCTGGGCGTTGGGCCTGCGCAATCCCCATCGGCTGGTCTGGGACGTCGATTCAGCCCGCCCGCGGGCGCCGCGACTGCTGGCGTTCAACATCGGCCTCACCGCGTGGGAGACGGTCGTGGTCATCAAGAAGGGCGCCAACTACGGCTACCCGCTGCGCGAAGGCCCGCAAGCGATGACGCCGCAAGGGATGACGGCGGCCCCGGCAGACGACACGATTCCGGTGCAGATCACCGATACCGTCACACGTGGCCGGATGACGCCGACATATCCGGTGATCGCGTATCCACACTCCGCCACCGGCGGCGACGCGATCGCAGGTGGGATCGTCTATCACGGCGGCAGGATCCCCGCATTGAAGGGAAGGCTGCTGCTGGGCGACATCACGACCGGGCATCTCTGGTATGCGGAGATGAAGGACGTCTTGAGTGCCGACGATGGCAATCCGACCACGCTGGCTCCGCTGCACGAACTGGACGCGAACCTCCGCCGCATCGTCGAGGAGACGTTCCGCGCGCGGGGGGGCCGTGGCGATGTGCTGCCCGGCGCAGCCGCCGTGTCTGGGCGCGGACGGGTGGACGTCCGCGTCGCGGAAGACAGCGCCGGCGAGCTCTACCTCCTCACGAAGAGTGACGGCATGGTCCGGCAGGTCATGGGCATGAGGTAG
- a CDS encoding cytochrome P450, which produces MTGAVTFLDEYRASRNSGTPAESGVAVLREWLTLRADAVLEDLRTHDPEFALPGLAFITSYDDVLEVLSRSDVFSVAPYGEAMTRINRGPSFLLGMDDGPEYRRQLERLGSAFRREDEGRVRERAAVHATETLTAAAAGGRLDLVGGFGRLVPSLVIGDYFGVPGPDPASLARWARAIFTDAFVNLLGVPLLSRRAMRASLEFRAYLDELIADTRADRAGGVICDHVLGRMLERQEGGDAQSADTWIRDNLLWCVAGVIDNVNAAVCRVIDRWLDDAELLEATTAAAREHDMARLQSFVFETLRFHTPTPVVIRRSVRAHTLGEGRRKTRIIPADTTVFVGLGTAMMDPSAVDSPRAFRLDRPDEHYLHFGAGVHHCLGRQTAVALVTEMAAALLRMPHLRRAEGFDGRLRSVGPFPTTFILELRPL; this is translated from the coding sequence ATGACAGGCGCCGTCACCTTCCTCGACGAGTACCGGGCAAGTCGCAACTCCGGCACCCCCGCGGAGTCGGGAGTCGCGGTCCTTCGGGAATGGCTGACGTTGCGTGCCGACGCCGTCCTCGAGGATCTGCGGACACACGATCCGGAGTTCGCACTTCCAGGGCTGGCGTTCATCACCAGCTACGACGATGTGCTGGAGGTCCTGAGCCGCAGCGACGTGTTCAGCGTTGCGCCGTACGGCGAGGCGATGACGCGCATCAATCGCGGTCCCTCGTTCCTGCTCGGCATGGACGACGGGCCCGAGTACCGCCGGCAGCTGGAACGCCTCGGTTCGGCGTTCCGTCGGGAGGACGAGGGTCGCGTCCGAGAACGCGCCGCCGTCCACGCCACCGAGACGTTGACGGCCGCGGCCGCCGGCGGGCGCCTCGATCTCGTGGGCGGCTTCGGGCGCCTCGTGCCGTCGCTGGTCATCGGCGATTACTTCGGCGTGCCCGGGCCGGATCCCGCGTCGCTGGCGCGGTGGGCCCGCGCCATCTTCACCGACGCTTTCGTCAACCTGCTCGGCGTGCCGCTGTTGTCACGCCGCGCGATGCGCGCCAGCCTGGAATTTCGCGCCTACCTCGACGAACTCATCGCCGACACTCGCGCCGATCGCGCGGGCGGTGTCATATGCGATCACGTGCTGGGCCGCATGCTGGAACGGCAGGAGGGAGGCGATGCCCAGTCTGCCGACACGTGGATTCGGGACAACCTGCTGTGGTGCGTCGCCGGCGTGATCGACAACGTGAACGCCGCCGTGTGTCGCGTCATCGACCGCTGGCTGGACGATGCGGAGTTGCTCGAGGCGACGACAGCCGCGGCCCGTGAGCACGACATGGCGCGGCTCCAGTCATTCGTGTTCGAGACCCTGCGCTTCCACACGCCCACTCCAGTCGTGATCCGTCGCAGCGTCCGCGCGCACACCCTTGGCGAGGGGAGGCGCAAGACGAGGATCATCCCCGCCGACACCACGGTCTTCGTCGGCCTGGGCACGGCGATGATGGACCCCAGCGCCGTCGACAGTCCCAGGGCCTTCCGCCTCGATCGCCCGGACGAGCACTACCTGCACTTCGGCGCCGGCGTGCACCACTGCCTCGGGCGGCAGACGGCCGTGGCGCTCGTGACCGAGATGGCCGCCGCATTGCTCCGGATGCCGCACCTGCGACGCGCCGAGGGCTTTGACGGCAGGCTCCGGAGCGTCGGGCCGTTTCCGACCACGTTCATACTGGAGCTGCGCCCGCTCTGA
- a CDS encoding carbohydrate deacetylase — protein MRINLLALALVAFLLQPASPTEIRLIVKGDDMGAAHGINVGTIKAYTDGILSTTNVIVPGPWFLEAAKLLRENPGLDVGVHLALTSEWDNVKWRPLTYAPSIVDADGYFFPAVVPRPGYPPKTSIKDAPWKIDEIERELRAQLDAAKRHLPQATYTWYHMGFTMLDPAVRDLATKLTKEYGLVQATDVGFKPLGRIYEGTDSGAIKADKLAARLETLEPGLWLLIDHGSTNDPEMQAIGHRGYENVAADRSANVEMWTSPKVREVITRRHIKLTNYRELTKK, from the coding sequence ATGCGCATCAACCTTCTCGCTCTTGCGCTTGTCGCGTTCCTGCTGCAGCCGGCCTCGCCGACCGAGATCCGCCTGATCGTCAAGGGTGACGACATGGGCGCAGCGCACGGCATCAACGTCGGCACGATCAAGGCGTACACGGACGGCATCCTGAGCACGACCAATGTGATCGTCCCCGGGCCGTGGTTCCTCGAGGCCGCGAAACTGCTGCGCGAGAATCCGGGACTCGACGTCGGCGTGCACCTGGCACTCACGAGCGAGTGGGACAACGTGAAGTGGCGACCACTGACGTACGCGCCGTCGATCGTCGACGCGGACGGCTACTTCTTTCCGGCGGTCGTGCCGCGGCCAGGCTATCCGCCGAAGACGAGCATCAAGGACGCGCCGTGGAAGATTGACGAGATCGAACGCGAGTTGCGGGCGCAGCTCGATGCCGCGAAGAGGCACCTGCCGCAGGCGACGTACACGTGGTACCACATGGGATTCACCATGCTGGACCCGGCGGTGCGTGACCTGGCCACGAAGCTGACGAAGGAGTACGGGCTGGTCCAGGCGACCGACGTCGGCTTCAAGCCGCTCGGACGCATCTACGAGGGCACCGACAGCGGCGCCATCAAGGCAGACAAGCTGGCGGCCAGGCTCGAGACACTCGAACCGGGTCTGTGGCTGCTGATCGACCACGGATCCACGAACGACCCGGAGATGCAGGCGATCGGACATCGCGGCTACGAGAACGTCGCCGCCGATCGCAGTGCGAACGTCGAGATGTGGACCAGTCCCAAGGTGCGCGAGGTCATCACGCGCCGCCACATCAAGCTCACCAACTACCGGGAACTCACGAAGAAGTAG
- a CDS encoding amidohydrolase family protein — MDRRAFLGSLVAPALMPALARQSPAPANEWGTAVFDLHFHLRPQPASVLAHLDGAGITGANLLTRGDARERVEALQATAPGRFTWFASDDISDPAAQQRLTMAVKAGARGFGELKFHVTADGPELQRMYALAGELGVPILVHFQEVDHFPGEGTWATGYARTFDKVLAAHPKTTFIGHADAFWANISADYRDQAAYPTGPIVPGGVTDRWLADHPNLFADISANSGNNALSRDPAFTAAFLERHQDKLMFGSDCGCSDGHGGGVSQNNNPAATRMAGKCVARETLGLLKRTTTPAIFSKITWGNVHALLKVPA; from the coding sequence ATGGACCGACGTGCGTTCCTCGGCAGCCTCGTGGCTCCCGCCCTGATGCCCGCCCTTGCCCGCCAGAGTCCGGCCCCAGCGAACGAGTGGGGCACGGCCGTCTTCGACCTCCATTTTCATTTGCGCCCGCAGCCGGCGAGCGTGCTGGCCCACCTGGACGGTGCGGGCATCACCGGCGCCAACCTGCTCACTCGCGGCGACGCCCGCGAGCGAGTCGAAGCGCTGCAGGCGACGGCGCCTGGCCGCTTCACGTGGTTCGCCAGCGACGACATCTCGGACCCGGCCGCGCAACAGCGACTCACCATGGCCGTGAAAGCGGGGGCCCGCGGCTTCGGCGAGCTGAAGTTCCATGTGACCGCCGACGGCCCGGAGTTGCAGCGCATGTACGCGCTCGCAGGCGAACTGGGCGTGCCGATCCTCGTGCACTTCCAGGAAGTGGATCATTTCCCCGGCGAGGGCACCTGGGCCACCGGATACGCGCGCACGTTCGACAAGGTGCTGGCGGCGCATCCGAAGACGACCTTCATCGGTCACGCCGACGCGTTCTGGGCCAACATCAGCGCCGACTACCGCGACCAGGCGGCCTATCCGACCGGCCCGATCGTCCCTGGCGGGGTCACCGACCGATGGCTGGCTGACCACCCCAACCTGTTTGCCGACATATCAGCCAACTCCGGCAACAATGCGCTCTCGCGTGACCCGGCCTTCACTGCGGCGTTCCTCGAACGCCACCAGGACAAGCTGATGTTCGGCAGTGACTGCGGCTGCAGTGACGGACACGGCGGTGGCGTCAGCCAGAACAACAATCCCGCCGCAACGCGCATGGCTGGAAAATGCGTGGCGAGGGAGACGCTCGGCCTGCTCAAACGGACGACGACGCCAGCGATCTTCAGCAAGATCACCTGGGGCAACGTCCATGCATTGCTGAAGGTGCCCGCCTGA
- a CDS encoding ankyrin repeat domain-containing protein has translation MPPASVVDAFIEAGSVSLEVSHMAGGLEEAEKIRQAHPDVVNATIHAAAVFGDDSAVAACLAADPASAAVRGGPRGWDPLTYLCFSRYLRIDRARSGAFVRAATRLLDAGASASTGFYEKAHSPNPEFESVLYGAAGVAHDAALTRLLLERGADPNDGEVTYHAPEGWDPDVIAALVESGRLNGASLATMLLRKHDWHDEPGVRYLLAHGADPNGQTVWGLTPLQQAVRRDNAATIVEALLAHGADPTRRMQPRAAHGRDDVDALAVAAWRSRADLLALFEYAGAPIPADGVPGFLVACARGDEAAARALLAANPDVSPACRVSGGEWLALAAGNGNVAALRCLLAIGVPIGAIWAEGDGYFGISPATTALHVAAWRAQHDAVRYLLGQAAPVHATDGAGFTPLQLAVRACTISYWRERRQPTSIAALLDAGAIASRVVVPTGYDEADRLLIDARGPSAPNAER, from the coding sequence ATGCCACCAGCCTCTGTCGTCGACGCCTTCATCGAAGCCGGATCCGTATCGCTCGAGGTGTCGCACATGGCGGGTGGCCTCGAGGAGGCTGAGAAGATCCGGCAGGCGCATCCCGACGTCGTCAACGCGACGATCCATGCCGCCGCCGTCTTCGGTGACGACAGCGCCGTCGCCGCATGCCTGGCGGCTGATCCTGCGTCCGCCGCCGTGCGCGGCGGGCCTCGAGGCTGGGACCCGCTCACGTACTTGTGCTTCTCGCGCTACCTGCGTATCGATCGTGCCAGGTCCGGCGCGTTCGTCCGCGCGGCGACCCGGTTGCTCGACGCCGGCGCGTCGGCCAGCACGGGCTTCTACGAGAAGGCGCATTCGCCGAACCCGGAGTTCGAGAGTGTGCTCTACGGTGCCGCGGGCGTCGCGCACGATGCGGCGCTGACACGCCTGCTGCTCGAACGCGGCGCCGACCCCAACGACGGCGAGGTGACCTACCACGCGCCCGAGGGGTGGGACCCCGACGTGATCGCGGCGCTCGTCGAATCGGGACGTCTCAACGGCGCCAGTCTTGCCACCATGTTGCTCCGCAAGCACGACTGGCACGATGAGCCGGGCGTGAGGTACCTGCTCGCACACGGCGCCGATCCGAACGGCCAGACGGTGTGGGGCCTCACCCCTCTTCAGCAGGCCGTGCGTCGCGACAACGCGGCCACGATCGTCGAGGCGCTGCTCGCGCACGGCGCCGATCCCACTCGACGGATGCAACCGCGTGCCGCGCACGGACGCGACGACGTCGATGCCCTGGCCGTCGCGGCGTGGCGGAGCCGTGCCGATCTGCTGGCGTTGTTTGAGTACGCCGGCGCGCCGATACCAGCCGATGGCGTGCCCGGCTTTCTCGTGGCATGTGCGCGAGGCGACGAGGCGGCCGCGCGAGCGCTGCTGGCCGCGAATCCGGACGTGTCGCCCGCCTGCCGTGTCAGCGGCGGCGAATGGCTCGCGCTGGCAGCGGGTAACGGCAACGTGGCGGCACTTCGGTGCCTGCTGGCCATCGGCGTGCCGATCGGCGCGATCTGGGCCGAGGGCGACGGCTACTTCGGCATTTCTCCGGCGACCACCGCGCTGCACGTCGCCGCGTGGCGCGCGCAACACGACGCGGTGCGATACCTGCTCGGGCAAGCCGCCCCCGTCCATGCCACCGACGGCGCCGGTTTCACCCCGCTACAGCTCGCCGTCCGGGCCTGCACGATCTCCTACTGGCGCGAGCGCCGGCAGCCCACGTCGATCGCGGCGCTGCTCGACGCCGGAGCGATTGCGTCTCGCGTCGTCGTCCCGACGGGCTATGACGAGGCGGATCGCCTGCTGATCGACGCACGCGGTCCGTCGGCCCCGAACGCCGAACGCTGA